A single window of Rubripirellula lacrimiformis DNA harbors:
- a CDS encoding DUF1254 domain-containing protein has translation MKTTHQRYAPCLIAGFITMLSLTACDQKGDPITEAASADQQAGIDASSNAMPSFGETKAIAEEGFIYGLPLVMNYAVMNEFCVDKESGQYKAPFNQILNEARVFTYKDTAVVTANSDTPYSSLWLDLRAEPMVISVPAVEKERYYSVQLVDGNTFVYGYIGTRATGVEPGDYLAVGPDWNGETPAGIKKVFRSSTPFGLTIFRTQLFSPDDMPNVVKVQSGYKAQPLSAFLGQPAPPAAAKIDFVPATTKGIKDNFYEYLDAALQFVPETPENKSVRAKLATIGIGPGKTFDFKDLSLEHKAEVLLGMKAGSDKVDAFVASGGKDQNGWQVGGLAGGDEAFFGGNTLKLAATAKAGIYANVPAEAMYPATRKDIHGDAIETSKHNYTLTFPAGQLPPVNSFWSVTMYDGKSQLLIQNPIDRYLINAPMLPDMKKNADGSLTLYIQKDSPGAEKESNWLPAPNGTAYLVMRLYWPETKAPSILPPGEGTWSPPGIVKAN, from the coding sequence ATGAAAACCACTCACCAACGATACGCCCCATGCTTAATCGCGGGCTTCATTACCATGCTGTCGTTGACCGCCTGCGACCAAAAGGGCGACCCGATCACCGAGGCGGCAAGTGCCGACCAACAGGCGGGCATCGACGCATCAAGCAACGCCATGCCGAGCTTCGGCGAAACCAAGGCGATCGCCGAAGAAGGCTTCATCTACGGCCTGCCGCTGGTGATGAACTATGCGGTCATGAACGAGTTTTGCGTGGACAAAGAATCCGGACAGTACAAAGCTCCGTTCAACCAGATACTCAACGAAGCTCGCGTGTTCACCTACAAGGACACCGCGGTGGTCACGGCGAATAGTGATACGCCCTATTCGAGTCTATGGTTGGACCTGCGCGCCGAACCCATGGTGATCTCTGTGCCGGCGGTCGAGAAAGAACGCTATTATTCGGTTCAGTTGGTGGACGGCAATACCTTCGTCTATGGCTACATCGGCACTCGCGCAACGGGCGTCGAACCGGGCGACTATCTAGCGGTGGGACCCGATTGGAATGGGGAGACACCGGCGGGGATCAAGAAGGTGTTTCGATCCAGCACTCCGTTCGGCCTGACCATTTTTCGCACCCAGCTGTTCAGCCCCGACGATATGCCGAACGTGGTGAAGGTGCAGTCGGGCTACAAAGCCCAGCCGCTTTCCGCCTTTCTCGGTCAACCCGCGCCACCGGCCGCCGCGAAGATCGATTTCGTCCCGGCCACGACGAAGGGGATCAAGGACAACTTTTACGAATACCTAGACGCCGCACTGCAGTTCGTGCCGGAGACGCCGGAGAACAAGTCCGTCCGGGCAAAGCTTGCCACCATCGGCATCGGACCTGGGAAAACCTTCGACTTCAAAGACCTTTCACTGGAACACAAAGCAGAAGTGCTGTTGGGCATGAAGGCCGGTTCCGACAAGGTGGACGCCTTTGTTGCCAGCGGTGGCAAGGACCAGAACGGATGGCAAGTCGGTGGACTCGCGGGCGGAGACGAAGCGTTCTTTGGCGGCAATACTCTGAAGCTTGCAGCGACCGCAAAGGCGGGGATCTACGCCAACGTGCCGGCCGAAGCCATGTATCCCGCGACCCGCAAAGATATCCATGGCGATGCAATCGAAACCAGCAAACACAACTACACGCTGACCTTCCCCGCCGGACAACTCCCGCCGGTAAACTCGTTCTGGTCAGTCACGATGTACGATGGCAAAAGCCAGTTGCTGATCCAGAATCCGATCGATCGTTACTTGATCAACGCACCGATGCTTCCCGACATGAAAAAGAATGCTGACGGATCGCTGACGCTGTACATTCAGAAGGACAGCCCGGGGGCGGAGAAAGAGAGCAATTGGCTCCCGGCGCCCAACGGCACTGCTTACCTGGTGATGCGTCTCTATTGGCCCGAGACCAAGGCACCGTCCATCCTGCCGCCTGGTGAAGGCACTTGGTCGCCGCCGGGGATTGTGAAAGCGAACTAA
- a CDS encoding DUF1593 domain-containing protein yields MKPITQTILLAFLYVIAMGDRGVVSASPPGGALDGDRPRVIVSSDVGGSDPDDFQSLVHLFLYADVIDLEGLISSPPHAGRSKHILEVIDAYASDHSQLKRHSKDYPSPDALRGITKQGAVDKAPQEGWGEPTDGSRWIVQQAHADDERPLWILVWGSITDVAQAVHDDPSIKSKVRVYSIGSWNTKLDTAARDYLFHQHSDLWWIENDTTFRGMYMGGQQQGEWGNESFVEQNIQGHGSLGDLFVQKKRDIKMGDTPSFLYLLRGNPDAPTAPHWGGAFIATDHGTHYWTDNPDRKLSTGNRAGAKTVNQWRREYLEDWKQRMDRVNSQ; encoded by the coding sequence ATGAAACCAATCACTCAAACCATCCTGCTTGCTTTCCTATACGTGATCGCGATGGGTGACCGAGGAGTGGTTTCGGCGTCACCTCCGGGCGGCGCGTTAGACGGCGACAGACCGCGTGTGATCGTTTCATCGGATGTGGGCGGATCCGATCCGGACGACTTTCAATCGCTGGTCCACCTGTTTCTTTACGCCGACGTGATCGACTTGGAAGGCTTGATTTCATCACCGCCACACGCTGGGCGATCAAAGCACATTTTGGAAGTGATTGATGCCTACGCCAGCGACCACTCACAGCTGAAACGTCATTCGAAAGATTACCCCAGTCCGGATGCACTGCGTGGCATCACAAAGCAAGGGGCCGTCGACAAGGCGCCGCAAGAAGGTTGGGGCGAACCAACCGACGGGTCACGATGGATTGTCCAGCAGGCTCACGCCGACGACGAACGTCCGTTGTGGATTTTGGTTTGGGGAAGCATCACGGATGTGGCACAGGCAGTCCACGATGACCCGTCGATCAAAAGCAAAGTTCGTGTCTATTCGATTGGATCATGGAACACCAAACTGGACACCGCTGCACGGGACTACCTATTCCATCAGCATTCGGATTTGTGGTGGATCGAGAACGACACCACGTTTCGCGGGATGTACATGGGCGGTCAGCAGCAAGGCGAGTGGGGAAACGAAAGTTTCGTCGAACAGAACATCCAGGGACACGGATCACTAGGGGATCTGTTCGTCCAGAAAAAACGCGACATCAAGATGGGCGATACCCCGTCATTCCTGTACTTACTGCGCGGCAACCCAGACGCCCCCACAGCGCCGCATTGGGGTGGCGCGTTCATAGCGACCGACCACGGCACGCACTACTGGACCGACAACCCCGATCGCAAACTATCCACCGGCAATCGGGCCGGTGCCAAAACGGTCAACCAGTGGCGGCGGGAATACTTGGAAGACTGGAAACAGCGAATGGATCGAGTGAATTCACAGTAA
- a CDS encoding transposase: MTNGTFNLESPAGFRGLQPDIPVTMYQRHLPHWRQKGATYFVTFRLADALPQSKQLELKRWRAEWERQNPEPRTEQQWDDFARQQAIDVERWLDEGFGECVFASAEIADVLSGAMLHFQDQRCVTYASVVMPNHCHVVVKPRGEWDLEQILDSWKGFVGHAVNRLLGRAGRLWQEESYDRIVRDEEHLYRVIQYIGNNPRKAGLPKDAWFRWIHPDWEEAGWGFRDPQ; the protein is encoded by the coding sequence ATGACGAATGGCACCTTCAACCTTGAATCGCCTGCCGGGTTTCGGGGGTTACAGCCGGACATCCCGGTCACGATGTATCAGCGCCACTTGCCTCACTGGCGACAGAAAGGTGCTACTTATTTCGTCACCTTTCGACTTGCCGATGCCCTGCCCCAATCCAAACAACTGGAACTCAAGCGTTGGCGTGCCGAATGGGAACGCCAGAATCCGGAGCCTCGCACAGAGCAGCAGTGGGATGACTTTGCACGTCAGCAAGCGATCGATGTAGAGCGGTGGTTGGATGAAGGGTTCGGTGAATGCGTTTTTGCATCCGCCGAGATCGCAGATGTTTTGTCAGGTGCCATGTTGCACTTTCAGGACCAACGCTGCGTCACCTACGCGTCCGTTGTGATGCCCAACCATTGCCATGTTGTTGTAAAACCTCGAGGTGAATGGGATCTGGAACAGATACTGGACAGTTGGAAGGGCTTCGTCGGACATGCGGTGAACCGGCTGCTTGGACGTGCCGGGCGGCTGTGGCAAGAAGAAAGCTATGATCGCATCGTTCGGGATGAAGAGCACCTGTATCGCGTGATCCAGTACATCGGCAACAATCCGCGAAAAGCAGGCCTGCCGAAAGATGCTTGGTTCCGCTGGATTCATCCGGACTGGGAAGAAGCTGGTTGGGGATTTCGAGATCCGCAGTGA
- a CDS encoding carbon-nitrogen hydrolase family protein translates to MMNHWGWITVCLLSMITTGTCLGETVVVKVAIAQISCIDSDRDGNLVRIENALAEAAEQGAQIVCFPETAIYGWVNPEAHERAQPIPGKDFDALAALAKRYGVYLSIGLAEKEGDHLHDSAVLIDDKGNQALKHRKINTLDHLMSPPYTPGSDVKTVETKYGRIGLVICADTFDASVVDRMKRQRPELLLVPYGWAANKQDWPQHGISLKNTIASAHRSSGNTYRSLFRFTTDRTSDPLRGKTSISSWIT, encoded by the coding sequence ATGATGAACCATTGGGGATGGATCACGGTTTGCCTGCTGTCCATGATCACGACGGGAACCTGCCTGGGCGAGACGGTGGTTGTGAAGGTCGCGATCGCACAAATTTCCTGCATCGATAGCGATCGAGACGGAAACCTTGTACGGATCGAAAATGCGCTCGCCGAGGCTGCCGAACAAGGGGCTCAGATCGTCTGCTTTCCGGAAACAGCGATCTACGGATGGGTGAATCCTGAAGCCCACGAACGAGCACAACCGATCCCTGGCAAAGACTTCGACGCTCTTGCAGCTCTCGCAAAGCGATACGGCGTTTATCTATCGATTGGATTGGCCGAAAAAGAAGGCGATCACCTGCACGACTCTGCCGTGCTGATCGACGACAAGGGAAACCAGGCGCTCAAGCATCGCAAGATCAACACGTTAGACCATCTGATGTCTCCTCCCTACACACCCGGAAGCGATGTCAAAACCGTCGAGACGAAGTATGGTCGAATCGGATTGGTCATCTGTGCAGACACCTTTGACGCGTCCGTCGTCGATCGCATGAAGCGACAGAGACCAGAGTTGTTGCTCGTTCCCTACGGCTGGGCAGCCAATAAGCAGGACTGGCCCCAACATGGGATCAGTCTAAAAAACACCATCGCATCGGCTCACAGAAGTTCAGGAAACACGTACCGATCCCTCTTCCGATTCACGACGGACCGGACGAGTGACCCTCTGCGCGGCAAGACGTCGATTAGCAGTTGGATAACGTAG
- a CDS encoding Gfo/Idh/MocA family protein yields the protein MSNTMNQSNRRSFLKTAAVASAAISTRSIPTANAAESSDKVNLAIIGCSGRGGSIGNEAIKSGMVNVVALCDVNPTRTAGFKKRHPGAKVYDDFRKMFDEMGDKIDACTAGTPDHTHFPITMRAIAENVAVYVEKPLAHTFEECELLIAAEKKHNAICQMGNQGHSSSQRMQFKTWVDQGIIKNVRRVDACMNKPRRWHPWGNVTGFPAAEPMPAEMNWDVWTATAPMHDYSKRLDGGNWRGWYDYGNGAFGDWGPHTLDTIHRFLELGLPYEIRADKLEGQNDFIYPMATTIAFEFAERGPDMPAMSINWYDGVDNKPPQPKELGGKNSVPACGKVIYSDDLTFMGATHSAQLGILSKIDPKQKLPEIPAGDTHQNHMQNFLRAAMGKEECNSKFAVSGPLTQVFMLGCIAQRLGGTLSFDTEKKQITNNERANQLLKGHPPRKGWEEYYTL from the coding sequence ATGAGCAACACGATGAACCAATCCAACCGTCGATCATTTTTAAAGACTGCCGCCGTCGCATCGGCGGCGATCAGCACCCGCAGCATTCCTACCGCCAACGCGGCAGAGTCCAGCGACAAAGTGAACCTGGCGATCATCGGTTGTAGCGGCCGCGGTGGAAGCATCGGCAACGAGGCCATCAAGTCAGGGATGGTGAATGTCGTCGCCCTTTGCGATGTCAATCCGACACGCACGGCGGGTTTCAAGAAGCGACATCCCGGGGCCAAGGTTTATGACGATTTCCGAAAGATGTTCGATGAAATGGGCGACAAGATCGACGCCTGTACCGCAGGCACGCCCGATCACACCCACTTTCCGATCACGATGCGTGCAATCGCAGAAAACGTCGCTGTTTATGTCGAAAAACCACTGGCGCATACCTTCGAAGAATGCGAACTGCTGATCGCCGCAGAGAAGAAACACAACGCGATCTGCCAGATGGGGAACCAAGGACACTCATCATCCCAACGAATGCAATTCAAGACCTGGGTTGATCAGGGGATCATCAAGAACGTGCGTCGGGTCGATGCGTGCATGAACAAACCACGACGTTGGCACCCTTGGGGAAACGTCACCGGCTTTCCCGCTGCGGAACCGATGCCCGCCGAAATGAACTGGGATGTCTGGACGGCAACGGCGCCGATGCACGACTACAGCAAACGTCTTGACGGCGGCAATTGGCGAGGTTGGTATGACTACGGCAACGGCGCCTTCGGCGACTGGGGACCGCACACGCTGGACACCATTCATCGCTTTCTAGAACTGGGACTGCCTTATGAAATCAGAGCCGACAAGCTCGAAGGCCAGAACGATTTCATCTACCCAATGGCGACGACCATCGCGTTCGAATTTGCCGAGCGCGGCCCCGACATGCCGGCGATGTCGATCAACTGGTACGATGGTGTCGACAACAAGCCTCCGCAGCCGAAAGAACTTGGCGGAAAGAACTCGGTACCAGCGTGCGGCAAGGTGATCTATAGCGACGACTTGACGTTCATGGGCGCCACTCACAGCGCGCAGCTGGGCATTCTGTCGAAGATCGATCCGAAGCAAAAGTTGCCGGAAATCCCCGCCGGCGACACCCACCAGAATCACATGCAGAACTTTCTCCGAGCTGCGATGGGCAAGGAAGAGTGCAACTCGAAGTTCGCCGTCTCAGGCCCTCTGACACAGGTCTTCATGCTCGGCTGCATCGCACAGCGACTCGGCGGAACGCTCAGTTTCGACACCGAGAAGAAGCAGATCACTAACAACGAACGAGCCAACCAACTGCTAAAGGGGCATCCGCCCAGAAAAGGTTGGGAAGAATACTACACGCTTTGA
- a CDS encoding DUF1501 domain-containing protein: MTRKSQSFPCGRVANMLSRRECLCRSGAGAGMIGLAGLMADQNLLGAPASESPSAPVTSLLPRPSHFPAKAKSVIWLFMEGAPSAVDMFDRKTELDKRDGDTTDIQAFFGNPGPLMKSPFSFKQYGECGQWVCDKYTHVAKHVDKMAFIKSCYSESNDHVPAIYQINSGLPRPGFPTAGAWATYGLGSENQNLPGYVVMGNTQGAKGGPHNWGAGFLPSTFQGTLFRSQGAPVLNLNRQPKITKQDQRAQLDLMAKLNDEHMRSYTRDAEFANRMQSFELAFRMQKEATEVVDLSQETKAMQSLYGIDNPASKSFGSKCLMARRLVESGVRFVQVYSDGEWDAHDDLEENHTHHCAATDAPVAGLLSDLEARGLLDSTLVIWGGEFGRMPISQNGKGRDHNPKGFLQWMAGAGIKGGVSHGETDEIGYEAVENPVSVNDLHATILQLLGLDHERLTYFHNGRSYRLTDVAGEVIQQILS, encoded by the coding sequence ATGACTAGAAAATCACAATCGTTTCCCTGCGGTCGCGTCGCCAACATGCTTAGTCGCCGCGAGTGTCTCTGCCGATCCGGTGCGGGAGCAGGGATGATTGGCCTGGCGGGCCTGATGGCAGACCAGAATCTGTTGGGTGCACCGGCATCGGAAAGCCCATCCGCCCCAGTGACGTCACTGCTTCCGCGTCCAAGCCACTTTCCGGCCAAAGCAAAGTCGGTCATTTGGTTGTTCATGGAAGGTGCCCCCAGTGCTGTCGACATGTTCGACCGCAAAACAGAACTCGACAAACGAGACGGTGACACCACTGACATCCAGGCCTTCTTTGGCAACCCTGGACCGTTGATGAAGTCACCGTTTTCTTTCAAACAATACGGTGAATGCGGACAGTGGGTTTGCGACAAGTACACCCACGTTGCCAAGCACGTCGACAAGATGGCGTTCATCAAATCGTGCTACAGCGAATCGAACGACCACGTCCCTGCGATCTACCAAATCAACAGTGGACTGCCGCGACCTGGATTTCCTACCGCGGGCGCTTGGGCGACATATGGCTTGGGCAGCGAAAACCAGAATCTGCCAGGCTACGTCGTGATGGGCAACACCCAAGGCGCCAAAGGCGGTCCGCACAATTGGGGCGCCGGTTTCCTGCCCTCGACATTCCAAGGAACCCTTTTCCGATCTCAGGGCGCCCCGGTCCTGAATCTGAACCGGCAACCGAAGATTACCAAGCAAGACCAACGTGCACAGCTTGACTTGATGGCAAAGTTGAACGACGAACACATGCGCAGTTACACGCGTGATGCCGAGTTCGCAAACCGCATGCAATCGTTCGAACTTGCGTTTCGGATGCAGAAAGAGGCCACCGAAGTGGTGGATCTTTCGCAAGAGACGAAGGCCATGCAAAGCCTTTACGGGATCGACAACCCGGCGTCCAAGTCGTTTGGGTCGAAGTGCTTGATGGCAAGACGATTAGTCGAAAGTGGTGTTCGATTTGTGCAGGTCTACAGCGACGGGGAATGGGACGCCCACGACGACCTCGAAGAAAACCACACGCATCATTGTGCCGCCACCGACGCACCCGTGGCCGGTCTGTTGTCCGATCTAGAGGCCCGCGGATTGCTCGACTCGACACTCGTAATTTGGGGTGGTGAGTTTGGCCGCATGCCGATCTCGCAAAACGGAAAGGGACGCGACCACAATCCAAAAGGGTTCCTGCAGTGGATGGCCGGCGCGGGGATCAAGGGAGGTGTCAGTCACGGGGAAACCGACGAGATCGGCTACGAGGCTGTCGAGAACCCGGTCAGCGTGAATGATCTTCACGCCACCATCCTTCAACTGCTGGGACTCGACCACGAGCGACTGACGTACTTCCACAACGGCCGCAGCTACCGATTGACCGACGTTGCCGGCGAAGTGATCCAACAGATCCTTTCCTAG